A part of Sulfurifustis variabilis genomic DNA contains:
- a CDS encoding NAD+ synthase has protein sequence MPERVRIALAQVNLLVGDVPGNVARILAWTERARDEHKADLVVFPELALTSYPPEDLLRRAGLLRRVEQGLETLREGIRGIEAIVGHPHRAQGGLYNAASLLGNGEIRATYLKHHLPNYGVFDEKRYFASGTAPCVVPVRGLPVGLTVCEDMWAPGPVEQTVKAGARLLININGSPYHMNKGRERLEIVVRHARTNRVPFVYLNLVGGQDELVFDGESFVTDAAGGVVMRAPAFVEGLYPLDIEVGGEARPVPGAIAPELSDEESVYAALVLGVRDYVEKNRFAGVVLGLSGGVDSALTLCIAVDALGPERVEAVMMPSRYTASMSLEDARAQAEILGVAHRTIPIEPMFQAFIASLAEEFRGMPPDTTEENIQARVRGVLLMAISNKTGKMVLTTGNKSEMAVGYATLYGDMAGGFAAIKDVPKTLVYRLAAWRNRRRAVIPQRVFDRPPSAELRPDQKDTDSLPPYAVLDPILERYVEREESPEEIVAAGFEAETVQRVVRMVDRNEYKRRQAPPGVRITPRAFGRDRRYPITSGYPGDR, from the coding sequence GTGCCCGAACGCGTCCGGATCGCACTGGCGCAGGTCAACCTGCTGGTCGGCGACGTGCCCGGCAACGTCGCCAGGATCCTCGCCTGGACCGAACGCGCGCGCGACGAGCACAAGGCCGACCTCGTCGTCTTTCCCGAGCTCGCGCTGACGAGCTACCCGCCCGAGGACCTGTTGCGCCGCGCCGGGCTGCTGCGGCGCGTGGAGCAGGGGCTGGAAACGCTGCGGGAGGGCATTCGGGGTATCGAGGCGATCGTGGGTCACCCGCACCGGGCGCAGGGCGGGCTGTACAACGCCGCCTCGCTTCTCGGCAACGGCGAGATACGCGCCACCTACCTCAAGCACCACCTTCCGAACTACGGCGTGTTCGACGAGAAGCGCTATTTCGCCTCCGGCACGGCGCCCTGCGTCGTCCCCGTACGCGGGCTGCCGGTGGGGCTCACCGTCTGCGAAGACATGTGGGCGCCGGGGCCCGTCGAGCAGACGGTGAAGGCCGGCGCGCGGCTGCTGATCAACATCAACGGCTCTCCGTACCACATGAACAAGGGCCGCGAGCGCCTGGAGATCGTCGTCCGCCACGCGCGCACGAACCGCGTCCCCTTCGTGTATCTCAACCTCGTGGGCGGGCAGGACGAGCTCGTGTTCGACGGCGAGTCGTTCGTCACCGATGCGGCGGGCGGTGTCGTGATGCGCGCGCCGGCCTTCGTCGAGGGGCTCTATCCGCTGGACATCGAGGTCGGCGGCGAAGCGCGGCCCGTTCCCGGTGCGATCGCACCCGAGCTGTCCGACGAGGAGAGCGTCTACGCGGCGCTCGTGCTCGGTGTGCGCGACTACGTGGAAAAGAACCGGTTCGCGGGCGTGGTGCTCGGTCTCTCGGGGGGCGTCGATTCCGCGCTCACGCTCTGCATCGCCGTCGATGCGCTCGGTCCCGAGCGGGTCGAGGCGGTCATGATGCCGTCGCGGTACACGGCCTCGATGAGCCTCGAGGACGCGCGGGCGCAGGCGGAGATCCTCGGCGTCGCCCACCGCACGATCCCCATCGAGCCGATGTTCCAGGCGTTCATCGCGTCCCTCGCGGAGGAGTTCAGGGGCATGCCGCCCGACACGACCGAGGAGAACATCCAGGCGCGGGTGCGCGGCGTCCTGCTCATGGCGATCTCGAACAAGACCGGCAAGATGGTGCTCACCACCGGCAACAAGAGCGAGATGGCCGTGGGTTACGCCACGCTCTACGGCGACATGGCGGGCGGCTTCGCCGCGATCAAGGACGTGCCGAAGACGCTCGTCTACCGTCTCGCCGCCTGGCGCAACCGTCGCCGGGCGGTCATTCCGCAGCGGGTTTTCGACCGGCCGCCGTCGGCGGAGCTTCGCCCCGACCAGAAGGACACCGATTCGCTCCCGCCGTACGCGGTGCTCGACCCGATTCTCGAGCGCTACGTCGAGCGCGAAGAGTCGCCGGAGGAGATCGTCGCCGCCGGCTTCGAGGCCGAGACCGTGCAACGGGTCGTCCGCATGGTGGATCGCAACGAGTACAAGCGGCGCCAGGCGCCGCCCGGGGTGCGCATCACGCCGCGGGCCTTCGGGCGCGATCGCCGCTACCCCATTACCTCCGGTTACCCCGGCGACAGGTAG
- the sucD gene encoding succinate--CoA ligase subunit alpha produces the protein MSILVDKSTKVICQGFTGKQGTFHSEQAIAYGTNMVGGVTPGKGGQTHLGLPVFDTVRDAVERTGADATMIYVPAAFAADSILEAADAGIEVIACITEGIPVRDMLRVKAALRDYPQSVLIGPNCPGIITPGECKIGIMPGAIHKPGVVGIVSRSGTLTYEAVYQTTQEGLGQSTCIGIGGDPVHGLSFVDCLARFERDPQTRGIVLVGEIGGQDEEAAAAYIRSHVRKPVVAYIAGVTAPKGKRMGHAGAVIAGGKGTAEEKYRALEAAGVHTVRSPAEIGRRMREVLS, from the coding sequence ATGAGCATACTGGTCGACAAGAGCACGAAGGTGATCTGCCAGGGGTTCACCGGCAAGCAGGGGACGTTCCACTCCGAGCAGGCGATCGCCTACGGGACGAACATGGTCGGCGGCGTGACGCCGGGCAAGGGCGGACAGACGCACCTCGGGCTGCCGGTGTTCGACACGGTGCGCGACGCGGTGGAGCGGACCGGCGCCGACGCGACGATGATCTACGTGCCGGCGGCCTTCGCGGCGGACTCCATCCTCGAGGCCGCCGACGCCGGCATCGAGGTGATCGCGTGCATCACCGAAGGCATCCCGGTGCGCGACATGCTGCGCGTGAAGGCGGCGCTTCGCGATTATCCGCAGTCCGTGCTGATCGGGCCGAACTGCCCGGGGATCATCACGCCCGGCGAGTGCAAGATAGGCATCATGCCGGGCGCGATCCACAAGCCGGGCGTGGTCGGCATCGTGTCGCGTTCCGGCACGCTGACCTACGAAGCCGTGTACCAGACGACGCAGGAAGGACTGGGACAGAGCACCTGCATCGGCATCGGCGGCGACCCGGTGCACGGACTTTCCTTCGTCGACTGCCTGGCGCGTTTCGAGCGGGACCCGCAGACACGCGGGATCGTGCTCGTCGGAGAGATCGGCGGACAGGACGAGGAGGCCGCGGCGGCGTACATCCGCAGCCACGTGCGCAAGCCCGTCGTCGCCTACATCGCCGGCGTGACCGCGCCCAAAGGCAAGCGGATGGGGCACGCCGGCGCGGTGATCGCCGGCGGCAAGGGGACGGCGGAGGAGAAGTACCGCGCGCTCGAAGCGGCGGGCGTCCACACCGTCCGCTCTCCCGCCGAGATCGGCCGGCGCATGCGCGAAGTCCTGAGCTGA
- a CDS encoding outer membrane protein assembly factor BamD: protein MTLRRLPLLLAFLALAACTSITDPTKDWTPERFYAEAKDRMDDGDWAAAIKHLETLEARYPYGRYAEQAQLEIAYAYYKDQEPALALAAADRFIRQHPTHPNVDYAYYLKGLVNFRGSKNFVYWLLGVEDDLSDRDPKGARDSYNAFRELVERFPNSRYAPDAAQRMAYLFDAQARYEVKVARFYFDRGAYVAAVNRCKQALENFPRTPATEDALGIQAMAYKRMGMDGLLTDTLRVLERNFPESRYLVEIRSIGADAG, encoded by the coding sequence ATGACGCTTCGCCGCCTCCCGCTGCTCCTCGCTTTCCTCGCGCTCGCGGCCTGCACCTCGATTACCGACCCCACCAAGGACTGGACGCCCGAACGGTTCTACGCGGAGGCCAAGGACCGGATGGACGACGGCGACTGGGCGGCGGCCATCAAGCACCTCGAGACGCTCGAGGCGCGCTATCCCTACGGCCGCTACGCCGAGCAGGCGCAGCTCGAGATCGCGTACGCCTATTACAAGGACCAGGAGCCGGCACTCGCGCTCGCCGCCGCCGACCGCTTCATCCGCCAGCATCCGACACACCCGAACGTCGACTACGCGTACTACCTCAAGGGTCTGGTGAACTTCCGCGGCAGCAAGAACTTCGTGTACTGGCTGCTTGGCGTCGAAGACGATCTCTCCGATCGCGACCCGAAGGGCGCTCGCGATTCGTACAACGCCTTTCGCGAGCTGGTGGAGCGATTCCCGAACAGCCGCTACGCGCCGGACGCGGCGCAGCGCATGGCGTACCTGTTCGACGCGCAGGCCCGCTACGAAGTGAAGGTGGCGCGATTCTATTTCGATCGCGGCGCCTACGTCGCCGCCGTCAACCGGTGCAAGCAGGCGCTCGAGAACTTCCCGCGCACGCCCGCGACCGAGGACGCCCTCGGCATCCAGGCCATGGCCTACAAGCGCATGGGAATGGACGGGTTGTTGACGGACACCCTGCGCGTCCTCGAGCGGAATTTTCCGGAGAGCCGCTACCTGGTCGAGATCCGGTCGATCGGGGCGGACGCCGGTTGA
- the sucC gene encoding ADP-forming succinate--CoA ligase subunit beta, with amino-acid sequence MNLHEYQAKALLSEYGVPVPSGRPALSADEALAAGEALGGDAWVVKAQVHAGGRGKAGGVRRVRGRKELEQAARALLGTRLVTHQTGARGQPVERILVEQPSEIARELYLACLLDRTLERVVFIASAEGGMDIEEVAARHPEKILKAVAHPAAGIQPYQSRQLAFALGLKDRQVSQLAAIMQHLFHLYKARDLSLVEINPLVVTTAGDLLALDAKIQVDDNALYRQKTLEALRDPAQEDRREQRAQEHGLNYVALDGDIGCMVNGAGLAMATMDLIKLHGGNPANFLDVGGGTTADRVAEAFKIILTDGAVKAILVNIFGGIVRCDLIAEGIIKAVQEVGIRIPVVVRLEGTNAEQGRALLAGSGLEIQAAASLTEAAQRAVASVK; translated from the coding sequence ATGAACCTCCACGAATACCAGGCCAAGGCCCTGCTTTCCGAGTACGGCGTCCCGGTGCCGTCCGGCCGTCCCGCGCTGAGCGCGGACGAGGCGCTTGCGGCGGGCGAGGCCCTCGGCGGCGACGCGTGGGTGGTCAAGGCACAGGTGCACGCGGGCGGCCGCGGCAAGGCCGGCGGCGTGCGTCGGGTGCGGGGCCGGAAGGAGCTCGAGCAGGCGGCGCGCGCGCTTCTCGGTACCCGCCTGGTCACGCACCAGACCGGCGCGCGCGGACAGCCGGTCGAGCGCATCCTCGTCGAGCAGCCGAGCGAGATCGCGCGCGAGCTCTATCTCGCGTGTCTCCTCGACCGCACGCTCGAGCGGGTCGTGTTCATCGCCTCGGCGGAAGGGGGAATGGACATCGAGGAGGTCGCGGCGCGTCATCCCGAGAAGATCCTCAAGGCGGTCGCCCATCCGGCCGCCGGCATCCAGCCTTATCAGAGCCGCCAGCTCGCGTTCGCGCTCGGACTCAAAGACAGGCAGGTGAGCCAGCTCGCGGCCATCATGCAGCACCTGTTCCATCTCTATAAGGCGCGCGACCTCAGCCTGGTGGAGATCAATCCCCTGGTGGTGACGACGGCCGGCGACCTGCTCGCGCTCGACGCGAAGATCCAGGTGGACGACAACGCGCTCTACCGGCAGAAGACGCTCGAGGCCCTCCGCGATCCCGCGCAGGAGGACCGGCGCGAGCAGCGCGCGCAGGAGCATGGGCTCAACTACGTCGCGCTCGACGGCGATATCGGCTGCATGGTGAACGGCGCCGGCCTCGCGATGGCGACGATGGACCTCATCAAGCTGCACGGCGGCAACCCCGCCAACTTCCTCGACGTGGGCGGCGGCACGACCGCGGACCGCGTGGCCGAGGCGTTCAAGATCATTCTGACCGACGGCGCCGTGAAGGCGATCCTCGTGAACATCTTCGGCGGCATCGTGCGCTGCGACCTGATCGCCGAAGGGATCATCAAGGCGGTGCAGGAAGTCGGCATACGGATCCCCGTCGTCGTGCGCCTCGAAGGCACGAACGCCGAGCAGGGCCGGGCGCTGCTCGCGGGGAGCGGCCTCGAGATCCAGGCGGCGGCCAGCCTCACCGAGGCCGCCCAGCGCGCCGTCGCGTCGGTCAAATAG
- a CDS encoding P-II family nitrogen regulator, giving the protein MKKIEAIIKPFKLDDVREALSEAGVTGLTVTEVKGFGRQKGHTELYRGAEYVVDFLPKVKLEVVVADGQVDRCIEAIIAGARTGKIGDGKIFVTPVEHIVRIRTGERGEEAI; this is encoded by the coding sequence ATGAAGAAGATCGAGGCCATCATCAAGCCGTTCAAGCTGGACGACGTGCGCGAGGCGCTTTCGGAGGCGGGGGTGACGGGGCTGACCGTGACCGAGGTCAAGGGCTTCGGGCGGCAGAAGGGCCATACCGAGCTCTACCGCGGCGCCGAGTACGTCGTCGATTTCCTCCCCAAGGTGAAGCTCGAGGTCGTCGTCGCCGACGGTCAGGTGGACCGCTGCATCGAGGCGATCATCGCCGGCGCGCGCACCGGCAAGATCGGGGACGGCAAGATCTTCGTGACGCCGGTCGAGCACATCGTGCGCATTCGCACGGGCGAACGGGGCGAAGAGGCGATCTGA
- the rluD gene encoding 23S rRNA pseudouridine(1911/1915/1917) synthase RluD: MPQAKVLSARIPPEQAGRRLDQALAALFPDITRSQLQQWIEEGRVSLADRLPRKRDKVSGGEMVEIRPPPPRETTSAAQPIPLAIVYEDDDVLVLDKPAGLVVHPGAGNPKDTLLNALLHHFPAAAQLPRAGIVHRLDKDTSGLLVVAKNERARQRLIRQLQKRTVEREYVAIVNGVLVAGGTVEAPIGRHRHERTRMAVTERGKTAITHYRVLKKYRAHTLVQLKLESGRTHQIRVHMAHLHFPLLGDPVYGGRLRVPKGATPQLTGALRGFRRQALHAAKLALVHPTTGERMQWTASVPKDMSGLMEILARDARAHGPP; this comes from the coding sequence ATGCCCCAAGCAAAGGTGCTCAGCGCCCGGATTCCGCCCGAGCAGGCGGGACGACGGCTCGACCAGGCGCTCGCGGCGCTCTTTCCCGACATCACGCGCTCTCAGCTCCAGCAGTGGATCGAGGAGGGTCGGGTGTCGCTTGCGGACCGCCTGCCGCGCAAGCGCGACAAGGTGAGCGGCGGCGAGATGGTGGAGATCCGGCCGCCGCCGCCGCGGGAGACGACGTCGGCGGCCCAGCCGATACCGCTCGCGATCGTGTACGAGGACGACGACGTGCTCGTCCTCGACAAGCCCGCCGGTCTCGTCGTGCATCCCGGCGCCGGCAACCCCAAGGACACGCTGCTCAACGCGCTGCTGCATCACTTCCCGGCGGCCGCGCAGCTGCCGCGCGCCGGGATCGTCCATCGGCTCGACAAGGACACGTCGGGACTGCTCGTCGTCGCGAAGAACGAGCGCGCGCGGCAGCGATTGATCCGCCAGCTCCAGAAGCGCACGGTCGAGCGCGAGTACGTGGCGATCGTCAATGGCGTGCTCGTCGCCGGCGGCACCGTGGAGGCGCCGATCGGGCGCCACCGGCACGAACGGACGCGCATGGCCGTTACGGAACGGGGCAAGACGGCCATCACGCATTACCGCGTGCTCAAGAAGTACCGCGCCCACACCCTCGTGCAGCTGAAGCTCGAGTCCGGGCGCACGCACCAGATCCGCGTGCACATGGCGCACCTGCACTTCCCTCTGCTCGGCGATCCCGTGTACGGCGGACGACTGCGCGTCCCGAAGGGTGCGACGCCGCAGCTGACCGGCGCGCTGCGCGGCTTCAGGCGCCAGGCGCTGCACGCGGCCAAACTGGCGCTCGTGCATCCGACGACCGGCGAGCGCATGCAATGGACCGCTTCGGTGCCGAAGGACATGAGCGGCCTCATGGAGATTCTCGCGAGGGACGCCAGGGCGCACGGGCCGCCATGA